ACTGAATCGGCTGTTAGAATTATAGTGTAACTAACTTATCACAAAACTAAACGTTGCCCGAAATGTTACATCGCCGTATCGTAAATATTTACCGTgtagaaaatcttttgtaaCCGATAGTTTTGTTATAAtggtaaaattgaaacatACGTCATCATTCAATAATCTCAACTTATAACAAAGTACAGTCCTGATATCAAAGTGTAAAAGTTTCGACCATAGTCTTTCAAGTAGGATAACATTTATGATCTATTATACCGTATATACTAATTCTATATTTTATGCgccgattttttcaatctcctCCGCATCTTCTGCATCGAGATAGTGTATCTTCTTCCCGAAATGTTTTTCTATATCTTGACAGACTTGCATCGCATGCGATGAATCGACTAGATTGATAGCGATACCAGATTTTCCAAATCTGCCCGTTCGCCCGATCCTGTGCAGATAAGTTGCACAATCTGCTTGCCGTTCTTGGTCAACTGGCAGGTCGAAGTTCACAACGATTGTTACTTGCTCGACATCAATTCCTGAACATTGAAAACCGGTTACTCACATGAAACAAAGTCTTGCCGAACTCAAAAGCGATATGATGACTAAACGGGCGGTTCTATTCTCTTACCTCGAGCCAAGACATTTGTGGTAATTAAGACCTTTTCAAGACCTGCTCGAAATCTGTCTAAAACAGCAATGCGTTGCTCGACGGTCAGGTCACCAGATAAAACTGCCACAGCGTGACCGTCTTTGCTCATCTTTTCTGCTAGCCAGCTGGCTGTTTTTCTTGTCTGTATAAAATACAAtgttatataagtatatatttcaatttgagaatatttataTAGGATGTCTGAGCTGGACTTAACTGACGAGTCAGAAATTTCTTGATAAAAGAGGAACATGATTAGAAAAGATAGTACGAaactaaagtaaaaaaaagtaaaatgcaATTGTGTGCACAATGTATTTACATGACAGAAAATGATAGCTTGTCCAATGGTGATCACGCCATAAATATTGGTGATAGCTGTGTACTTTTCATCCATGTTCTTGCACTTGACGTAGTACTGTTTGATGTTCTCCAAACTTTCCTCCTCTTTTAGCAAACGTATTATCAACGGATTGCTCACGATTATCTCAGCAAATTCCATCACTGCCGTTTCATACGTTGCAGAAAAAAACATCATCTGACAAGTACGAGGCAACATTCTGAAATATATGAGAGAGAATTCTGCTATGACGCTATTGCACTTGGTCAAAATAATAGAAGAAATGTCTTTCAGGTTTGGCTTGTGATCTTACTTGTGGATCCGTATGCACTGATCCTGGTGTCCTTGAGTGGCAATCATTACATCTGCCTcatccaaaacaaagaccgagATTTTTCTCAGATCAAAAAATCTGAACTTTATAGCCCAATCCAGAACTTTTCCTGGAGTTCCAATTATTATATGGTTAGTGATTTTCGATCCTCGAGcaactgaaatgaaaattcatagaTTTGATGTAACTAGCAGAGTCAGTGACCAAGTTGAAAAGAGAATATATTAAATTCCTAATTACTTTCTTCTCCTCGAACAGCATATTTCAGCTTAATTTCTGGACAAAATTGAGACATTTTTGCCGCAACTTCGCCCGTTTGAATGGCCAATTCGTACGTAGGTGATAGACAAAGAACTTGGGGATAGTCCTTGTTGGGGTCTACTCGGCTCAGCATAGCTAAAACAAAGGCTGCAGTCTTTCCGGTACCAGACTGCGATTGCGCAATCATATTTTGTGGTctaaaacacataaaaaactTGATCAATTCTTTGTACCATCAAAAAATCAGATTGCATGTTTAGGCTTCTTATCGAAACTTACGGATCTGCAAGTAGGGTTGGAAGAGCAGtctcctgaatttttgaaggcgCATTGAACCCCATTGCATAAACTCCTTTCAAGAGTGCTGGCTTCCTAAAAAACCACAAGTTACCGGTTATTTGCGTTATCATATATGTAACTATAACTATTGCACATGGTAGTTGTGGCATGTACTATAATACGTACTCTAATGACAGGGATCAACTTTACTACATAGTACATATTCTCAACTGCAACATGTAAAAGATTGATACCAAACAATACTAACAAATGGAGTGCTTCGAAGGTCTTAATGCTGTACAAAGGGGATGTGGGATCTTTTCGTTGAATCTCTATATCCTTAGTGGTCTCAACTAGCCCTTTTCTGATAATCTTCTGCAGCAATGATTTTTCTGCAGGTGATATCTGATCATCAGTTTCATCGCTTTTCGACGATTCGCTTCCTTCTTGTGGTGGTGTTGTAGGTTGAGATATACCCAAATTTGTCACCTTGATGATAAGTAAAAATAAGAgtaatgtataaaataaaacaaagagaaagaaagtattttattccaaataactggcaagaaaaaaaaattattcattaattattcatatagCAAAGTTGCCAGTTCCTCTAACATTTACTGCTTTAGTTTGCATATTCGTATGACACTGAACCTGGCAACTGATCTGCTAGATTGTCATTAGATACTAGTTAAAGTTTGTGCGTCGGACCTGCTTATCTACTAGTTGAGGTATTTAGAATCATGGTGAACATTAGTGGTCAGAAATTCAATACTTGGTGAAAGAATAAGCAGAGTATACGGATTTAGAACAGagtgacaaaaaatattcaaatgtaATATTTGCAAATACCCAGAGTGAAACTATTTTGTATATTAGACAATAGTATCAAAAGTATTTACAggagaaaaatgttgattgTGAAAGTTTATTGACAGATGCTGtgtatcaaaataaaatttgttgcgATATCTTTGTCAAGCAAGTAAGGTTTTTAGGTTATGCCggagttgaaaatattcctaCGTTACCTTGGAGGCGAGGCTTTCTTGCTCGTCGGTATATTTCGCCCAGTCCACTTTAGGTGTAGCCATAATTAAGAAAAACCGTTAATAATGCTTGGAAAAATCTGCTTCCTCCTCTTTCGATTCAAAAGCActattttatcttattttttttgtcacttgCAAGCGTGCTCGCAAAGATCGGCCGAACAGCGACCTATTGCGACCTATCGCCACAACTATCGTTTCATGGCGTATCGTGTTCAAAAGtgttcacagttttttttgtttcatttttacactGTTTACCAAAATTTTAACCGACTTTGGAAAACGATAGCACCAATTTATTCACCACTGCATCGGAATACAACTagacagaaaaaagttagaaatATTTCGTAGTATTTTGCCAACCATTGATGCTAGGTCGTTCTAGATACTTGTCTGAATTCTTCAGTCTACAATTAATGGAACACGCGGCCCCTGAAAGTCGATTCCAATGATTTGTTTTAGGCTctagaaattacaaagaaaggAGGGTTAATcccttaaaaattttgcggctcaCTTTCTacggatttttcaaaatcctagAAATGATTCAGTCAAACGTTTTATTAACGAAATTTACGACATCAACTGATTGCTCATTGTCAGCTGTCGATTACCGACATGCGTTAACCCATGAACCCAACGTTGACTCGCCATGCGTGCATGtcgaaaattaattccaaaaatcaattttggttAGAGAGCGCTACGAAGTCGGGCAGAGCTTAACCCAGAGATCTGACAGAAAGAAACTTACTTCCGTTCTAATGTGAGTGCCATGCGTATATGGTGTATATTTGGCGGGAACAGAGCAGAAGCTGAACGCAAACTGTATAACGCTACTCCAATTTTCATAttgttaaattatttaatacgCCAGATTAATCGTTAGATTCACAGGAATACATAGAAAGCCATGGTAAGAAATTAGTCATTGAATAACCTTACTAACCACATAGTAGTGCACTAGAGTGTGTAATTTCAGAGTGTAATCGCACAGCAAcacaaaatgaaacaatacaATTCTATATTTTCACCATATCCACTTGATATTGAATTATGATAATTGAGTACCTTCGAAGTGGTTCTGTGTATAAGTACCGACAACTTTAATGCAAAGAGGAATTATATACTTATTAATACCAATTTACTTACATTGCCGCAGGATGATTCAGGTAGCTCGGATTTCTCGATACACAATGCAAACCCCCAGGATTTTACTTTGGAAGATACGTTGGGAGTATTGACGGATTTGAAATCGGAACGAGATCAAGAACTAGAACAATTGTACGATgtacaaataaataacaagtttttctGTTCGATCGATGCATCGAGAATCTCAGAAAGACACCATCAATACGTATCGAGTTTCTTAAAACAGATATCCAATGATAAACCTGACGATTATCCCATACCACGTACTCTGGATATGTTTTCAACCACTGTTGCAGTGTTGACTGAAGAAGTTCAAAATGCGCAAGAGCAAGTTGAAATTCTCACTGAGGACCTTGAACGTACAGAGAAAGAAATCAGCCGGTATACTCCTTTACAGTCTTCAATTTCACTCAAGTTTTCCATATTTACATAGGgtatcatatatatgtataaaatacattAGACAGAATATCAATTAATTGTAGATTGAAGGAAAAGAAGCAgggtattgaaaaaatgaaagaatccTGTTTAGCAGCCAATAACATCATAGCCAGTAAAACTTGGGCAGAAGAACTTCGTATAACACATGAGATATTTAAGGAAGTTAAACAAGAAACGGTGAATATAATTTCCAATAGATTTGTCATTCTGTAATTCTTAAAGATATATTGTCAAgtaatgatgattttttttgtttttcagcaaAGAGTCGTATCAGAGATCTTTCCAGATAACGACCatgtgaagaattttttagcAGTAATATTCTCATCTTTATCAAATAATATAGATCTCCTTTATTATCTAACCT
The genomic region above belongs to Diprion similis isolate iyDipSimi1 chromosome 8, iyDipSimi1.1, whole genome shotgun sequence and contains:
- the LOC124409195 gene encoding DEAD-box helicase Dbp80; this translates as MATPKVDWAKYTDEQESLASKVTNLGISQPTTPPQEGSESSKSDETDDQISPAEKSLLQKIIRKGLVETTKDIEIQRKDPTSPLYSIKTFEALHLKPALLKGVYAMGFNAPSKIQETALPTLLADPPQNMIAQSQSGTGKTAAFVLAMLSRVDPNKDYPQVLCLSPTYELAIQTGEVAAKMSQFCPEIKLKYAVRGEEIARGSKITNHIIIGTPGKVLDWAIKFRFFDLRKISVFVLDEADVMIATQGHQDQCIRIHKLLPRTCQMMFFSATYETAVMEFAEIIVSNPLIIRLLKEEESLENIKQYYVKCKNMDEKYTAITNIYGVITIGQAIIFCHTRKTASWLAEKMSKDGHAVAVLSGDLTVEQRIAVLDRFRAGLEKVLITTNVLARGIDVEQVTIVVNFDLPVDQERQADCATYLHRIGRTGRFGKSGIAINLVDSSHAMQVCQDIEKHFGKKIHYLDAEDAEEIEKIGA
- the LOC124409198 gene encoding uncharacterized protein LOC124409198, which gives rise to MDDSGSSDFSIHNANPQDFTLEDTLGVLTDLKSERDQELEQLYDVQINNKFFCSIDASRISERHHQYVSSFLKQISNDKPDDYPIPRTLDMFSTTVAVLTEEVQNAQEQVEILTEDLERTEKEISRLKEKKQGIEKMKESCLAANNIIASKTWAEELRITHEIFKEVKQETQRVVSEIFPDNDHVKNFLAELCSAYFSSGDDIYVDLLPEVTDAANFLLEADLIVRHRYDENKVRLVDLYVISNYFHLPLTP